In Oreochromis aureus strain Israel breed Guangdong linkage group 15, ZZ_aureus, whole genome shotgun sequence, a single genomic region encodes these proteins:
- the marcksa gene encoding myristoylated alanine-rich protein kinase C substrate a, whose translation MGAQLSKTAENAETAAEKPGEAAASPTKTNGQENGHVKANGDASPAAAENGKEEVQANGSATAEDTPKEEAEKTKAAPTEKEAADAEKVEAASPAEGEAAAKAEDGAAASTSTETPKKKKKKFSFKKSFKLSGFSFKKSKKETGDGAENEEGAAAAAPAEEPKAEEPKAEAAEATAAAAVEETKPAEGEAAPATEQPKEEVVAKPEEEEAAAVAAPAAEKPAEEAKEAPAAEEPKAEEKSAEPVAEEAPKTEEAPSASQEAESAEAPAAPTEAAE comes from the exons ATGGGAGCGCAATTGTCCAAGACAGCTGAAAATGCTGAAACCGCGGCTGAAAAGCCAGGAGAGGCGGCAGCTTCACCCACCAAGACCAACGGACAG GAAAACGGACATGTTAAAGCCAATGGAGATGCCTCTCCTGCTGCAGCCGAAAACGGAAAAGAGGAGGTGCAAGCCAATGGCAGCGCAACAGCCGAGGACACCCCCaaggaggaggcagagaaaaCCAAGGCCGCCCCCACTGAGAAGGAGGCTGCAGATGCAGAGAAGGTAGAGGCAGCGTCTCCTGCTGAAGGAGAGGCAGCTGCCAAGGCTGAGGATGGTGCTGCAGCTTCTACCAGCACCGAGaccccaaagaagaagaagaagaaattctCCTTCAAAAAATCCTTCAAGCTCAGCGGCTTTTCCTTCAAAAAGTCCAAAAAGGAGACTGGTGATGGGGCTGAGAACGAGGAGGGAGCTGCAGCGGCGGCACCTGCAGAGGAGCCCAAAGCCGAGGAGCCCAAAGCCGAGGCCGCAGAGGCAACCGCGGCGGCTGCTGTCGAGGAGACCAAGCCTGCTGAAGGCGAGGCTGCACCTGCCACCGAGCAGCCCAAGGAGGAAGTAGTGGCCAagccagaggaggaggaggcagcggCGGTGGCTGCTCCAGCAGCAGAAAAGCCTGCAGAGGAGGCCAAGGAGGCCCCAGCCGCAGAGGAGCCAAAAGCAGAGGAGAAGTCAGCTGAACCTGTGGCCGAGGAGGCACCCAAAACAGAGGAGGCTCCCTCAGCTTCACAAGAAGCAGAATCAGCAGAAGCTCCAGCTGCTCCCACTGAGGCTGCTGAATAA